A genomic stretch from Lathyrus oleraceus cultivar Zhongwan6 chromosome 2, CAAS_Psat_ZW6_1.0, whole genome shotgun sequence includes:
- the LOC127123826 gene encoding serine/threonine-protein phosphatase 7 long form homolog → MSLLTMGDEHRGTIENISTFDPKRFRCRVHEYVPHDPLIEPYIRGCGFGNLLNIVSYSVDYKFILALLERWRPETHTFHLPIGECTVTLEDVYMLLGLRIDGKAVNGKVNHVNDICNELLGASLLDDEPEGDTSSQARGQGFRSHIEHDVNVKAKIILT, encoded by the exons ATGTCTTTGTTaactatgggcgatgaacacagaggcacaatcgagaatatctcgacattt gatccgaagcggtttagatgtcgtgtacatgaatatgtaccccacgatcctttaatagaaccatatattagaggatgtggatttggaaatctcctaaacattgtttcgtactcggtggactacaagttcatcctagctttgttggagaggtggagacccgagacccacacatttcaccttccgattggtgagtgtaccgtcacacttgaggacgtgtacatgctgTTGGGCCTtcgtatagatggaaaggcagtCAATGGGAAAGTTAACCATGTCAACGACATATGCAATGAATTACTGGGTGCCTCTTTGTTAGACGACGAACCTGAGGGAGACACATCCagtcaagcaagggggcaag GATTCCGAAGTCATATTGAACATGATGTGAATGTAAAAGCAAAAATAATTTTAACATGA
- the LOC127120565 gene encoding casein kinase II subunit beta-2 isoform X1: MYRERGGVGSKAEVASVDRKRINDVLDKQLERSSPSTSRTINGKDRSSSSSLLTAKDHRDPRSGSATIPKNPNASDDALAAEESETDSEESDVSGSDGDDTSWISWFCNLRGNEFFCEVDDDYIQDDFNLCGLSSQVPYYDYALDLILDVESSHGDMFTEEQNELIESAAEMLYGMIHARYILTSKGMAAMLDKYKNYDFGRCPRVYCSGQPCLPVGQSDIPRSSTVKIYCPRCEDIYYPRSKYQGNIDGAYFGTTFPHLFLMTYGQLKPQKPSQNYVPRVFGFKLHKP, encoded by the exons ATGTACAGAGAGCGAGGAGGCGTTGGATCCAAAGCCGAGGTTGCTTCCGTTGATCGGAAACGAATCAACGACGTCCTCGATAAACAACTCGAACGATCCTCGCCGTCCACTTCCAGAACCATCAACGGTAAAGATAGGTCCTCCTCTTCCTCTCTCTTAACCGCTAAGGATCATAGGGACCCTCGCTCCGGTTCCGCCACTATTCCGAAAAATCCTAACGCTTCCGATG ATGCATTGGCTGCAGAGGAATCTGAAACGGATAGTGAAGAGTCTGATGTTAGTGGTTCCGATGGGGATGACACGTCTTGGATCTCATGGTTTTGCAATTTGAGAGGAAATGAATTTTTTTGTGAGGTTGACGATGATTACATTCAAGACGATTTCAATCTGTGTGGTTTGAGCAGTCAAGTGCCTTATTATGATTATGCTCTTGATTTAATTTTGGATGTTGAATCCTCTCATG GTGACATGTTTACTGAGGAACAAAATGAGTTAATTGAATCAGCAGCAGAGATGCTTTATGGTATGATTCATGCCCGGTATATATTGACCAGCAAAGGAATGGCTGCCATG CTGGACAAGTACAAGAACTATGACTTTGGCAGATGCCCAAGAGTTTATTGCTCCGGACAACCTTGCCTTCCAGTTGGTCAGTCCGACATTCCTAGGTCTAGCACTGTGAAGATATATTGCCCAAGATGTGAAGACATTTACTATCCTCGGTCCAAGTATCAAGGCA ACATTGATGGAGCTTATTTTGGTACTACGTTTCCCCACCTGTTCCTGATGACTTACGGACAACTGAAGCCCCAGAAACCATCACAGAACTATGTTCCGAGAGTTTTTGGATTCAAACTGCACAAGCCATGA
- the LOC127120565 gene encoding casein kinase II subunit beta-1 isoform X2, producing the protein MYRERGGVGSKAEVASVDRKRINDVLDKQLERSSPSTSRTINGKDRSSSSSLLTAKDHRDPRSGSATIPKNPNASDEESETDSEESDVSGSDGDDTSWISWFCNLRGNEFFCEVDDDYIQDDFNLCGLSSQVPYYDYALDLILDVESSHGDMFTEEQNELIESAAEMLYGMIHARYILTSKGMAAMLDKYKNYDFGRCPRVYCSGQPCLPVGQSDIPRSSTVKIYCPRCEDIYYPRSKYQGNIDGAYFGTTFPHLFLMTYGQLKPQKPSQNYVPRVFGFKLHKP; encoded by the exons ATGTACAGAGAGCGAGGAGGCGTTGGATCCAAAGCCGAGGTTGCTTCCGTTGATCGGAAACGAATCAACGACGTCCTCGATAAACAACTCGAACGATCCTCGCCGTCCACTTCCAGAACCATCAACGGTAAAGATAGGTCCTCCTCTTCCTCTCTCTTAACCGCTAAGGATCATAGGGACCCTCGCTCCGGTTCCGCCACTATTCCGAAAAATCCTAACGCTTCCGATG AGGAATCTGAAACGGATAGTGAAGAGTCTGATGTTAGTGGTTCCGATGGGGATGACACGTCTTGGATCTCATGGTTTTGCAATTTGAGAGGAAATGAATTTTTTTGTGAGGTTGACGATGATTACATTCAAGACGATTTCAATCTGTGTGGTTTGAGCAGTCAAGTGCCTTATTATGATTATGCTCTTGATTTAATTTTGGATGTTGAATCCTCTCATG GTGACATGTTTACTGAGGAACAAAATGAGTTAATTGAATCAGCAGCAGAGATGCTTTATGGTATGATTCATGCCCGGTATATATTGACCAGCAAAGGAATGGCTGCCATG CTGGACAAGTACAAGAACTATGACTTTGGCAGATGCCCAAGAGTTTATTGCTCCGGACAACCTTGCCTTCCAGTTGGTCAGTCCGACATTCCTAGGTCTAGCACTGTGAAGATATATTGCCCAAGATGTGAAGACATTTACTATCCTCGGTCCAAGTATCAAGGCA ACATTGATGGAGCTTATTTTGGTACTACGTTTCCCCACCTGTTCCTGATGACTTACGGACAACTGAAGCCCCAGAAACCATCACAGAACTATGTTCCGAGAGTTTTTGGATTCAAACTGCACAAGCCATGA